TGAAGGCGCCCATGCATCTGGGACTGAGCTTCTTGCAGGGCAGGCGCAACCTGATGTCCCGggttgacagccagaccttctgacCGGGTTGGTAGGACAGGGCTGTAGATCGTCGAAGGACCACTGTCATCTTGCTTCGACGCACTGTCCGTTGAAGCTGGTGGTGAGCTGcgtcccagaccctctcactCTCTTGGAATCAGTAGTCGACAGATGGAATGTCGGATGGTTTTCTAGACCAGGGGAAAAGAGGTGGCTGGTAACCAAGTACACACTGGAAGGGAGTGAGTCCAGTGGTAGGTTGGCGAAGGGAATTCTgtgcgtactcggcccagcccagATACTGGTTCTAAGAGTTCtggtggccatggcagaaggtTCGTAAGAAGCGACTAATCTCCTGGATCTTTCTTTCCGTCTCCCTGTTTGACTGGGGATGGTATCCGGAAGAGAGGCtgatggtcacacctaggagggcAAAAAAGGCTTTCCATACCTTGGAAATAAAGCTTGGAAAGGTCATCCCACATCCCTGGacatgttgggccaccagaagcaaTCTTTTAGCAGTGAGAGGGTGCTATTGGCCCCTGGGTGGCCAGTACCCAGAGATGAGTGTACGGAGGAAATGAGAGGGGTGCGTTGTGCTCTGGTGATGTATTGCAAGCCTGGTGGGCAGCCCGGTGGAGCagtggtggaggcattggacgAGGTGACTGAACTAGAGGACAATCGGATGGGATTCACGATTTATTCTCTGGGCAGGATGGGCTTGGGGTCTTCGCTGACCTCTTCTTGAGAGTGTAAGTGGGATAGAGCGTCAGCTTTGACATTCGGGGGACccgttttaaaaattaaaacaggtGAAAAATAATGCCCAGCGTGCCTGGCGGGGATTGAGTCTCTTAGCTTCTCGTTGATATTCGAGGTTCTTGTGATCAGTAAGGACAGTGAATGGATGTTGAGCATCCTccagccaatgcctccactcctcAAGAGCCAGCTTGATAGCAAGGAGTTCTCTGTTGCCAATGTCATAATTTCTCTCCACAGGGCTGAGTTTGCGGGAAAAGAAGGTGCATGGATGGAGTCTGGCGAAGGCTTCTGTGGCTGATGGTGACCAGGAGAGTGACTTGGGCTTGTTCACAGATTTGTGAGGAGACTGGCGATGGAGCTGTAGTCATGGATAAAGTTAGCTATAGAAGTTAGAGAAGCCGAGAAAACGTTGAAGTTCCTTGACGTTTTTAGGGACGGGACAGTTCTTGATGGCTTTGACCTTGCCCTCGTCCATCTGGATGCCACTGTTGCTGATATGTTATATCCAAGGAACTGCATTGAGGATTGGTGGAATTAGCATTTCTCGGCTTTTAGGAATAGGTGGAATTCTCTCAGGCGTTTCAGGACCTGGCAATGTTCGGCCATACTCCGggagtagatgaggatgtcatctatgtagacGTGTACAAACCGATGGAGatactcccggagcacctcgtgCATGAAATCCTAGATTATGGAGGGGGCGCTGACCGGCCCATACAGCATAACAAGATATTCATAGTGCCCAGTTTGGGTCACAAAAGCCgccttccactcgtccccctcacatATCTGGATGAGGTTGTATGCACTgtggaggtccaacttggtgaaaaCAGTGGTTGACTGACTGTTTCTCAATCAGAAACAGACAGGAGTCAGGAGAGGAAGGACGAGAAGTCTAAGGGAAACAGTCAGGAAAACGGTTTGTGTGCCACTTCAGGACTTCACCAGATTTCCATGATTGGGTTGTGCTGCACTAACCACGGGTGCCCAAAGATAACATCAGCGGTGTAGTCCTCCAGAACCAGGAGATGGAGATTTTCCACATGCAGCAGCTCAACACGTAACTGAAGAGGATCTAATGTGTCTGCGGCTGAGGGGTCTGCCGGTTACTGATTGGACCTGGTAGATTGTCTTGGTTGCTGTGGTCGGAAGGTTGAGCTGGCGGCAGAGGTTCCCTGAGATGAAATTCCTGGCTGACCCAGAATCCCCAATCTCCTGGAATGGGTCGGGAGTGCTCATGTTGCTGTCAGAAATCCTTTGtaggtccggtcttctgttacgaAATGACGTGACAAGCATGATAATGCTTGATGCTTAATGCTCAAATAATGATCGCCTTAAAAAAACTTATTCTGGGGGGtcagctagaatattttaaactcacgctTGAAAGGGTTAAGAAGGCAAAATGCTTGCTGAGCCAGTTGTTACAGGGGTTATGCAGGGGTTGTTTGTTGGTATTCAGGCTatgactccaagacctgaaatgggtatgtcagacaaaggagacatgcaaaatgtgcagtgctgggtaggctccaggaatgtgtttgggaacccctggaTTAGAGCAGTCAGACCGCACACAGTGGCGGCACGGCAGTGTGTCGCAGAGCAGAAGCAGCAGTGTCGGGATCGTTTTGGCGCAGAGTAAATTTCACCATAAAATCATGTGAGGTGTTTTGTGCTTCACAATCACCATATGACATGCAGCgctgtgaattaaaaaaaataaaatacaagaaAACACATCACTGCCAGGAGTTTTTGTCCAAACTTCAAAGGCatgtttaaaagattaaaagtaGAGGCATATCTTAACTTTAAGATTACAGAGTATGCTGTCCATCATAAATCAAAGCACGTGACAGACAGTGGTCAGAGGAGAACACATAAAAAAGTGACAGAATGAACTATACTCTTCTGTATTTGCAGTACACAAGCTGCAGTTCATCTGCgtgcaaaaaactttttttttttttttttaaatattttgagttGTTTGAGGTGCGGTGACACATGGCCCTCTCACAAGCATAATATATTGCTTAACAGATCTATCACTTATGCCGCTCAGAAATTTTCACTTAATCATGCTGCACATATCAGGTTTTTATGGTGGCAGCTGAAGTTCAGGAAgaaatttgcagctttactaaCCGACTACAATAAGGTGAGAATGTGAATATCATCAGTTTGAAATAATgacccatcagcctgtgccatctagagtttaatgacagaacttggcATATGTACATGTATAATTAGTGTAGCTGTAGGCTATTTCAGTCCATTAATTTTGTTATCTGTCAATAGTAGTAAATGTAAGGGAAGTctaaaatgttcaaataaaaacaatgtgcCACATAATTTGCCTAGATCCCATGAATTAAGGATGAAGTTATGACTGTCTTCTGTGTAGATATTATTCAGTTCACAAGGTAATGTTCATCTGAAGACAGCCTTACAATGACATACTGTAGATAAATCTAGTAAAGAGCTGTTTACAAAAAAAGCAAATGGCTCTTACTATATAGTTTAAACCACATACAACACTGCATAGATGTGATCAATGGTGTCGTTCTGATTCTCCATAACTTATATTCTTTGAGTGTCTGTCTGAGACTGACATCTAGTGGACGTTTTACGATCTGTGACTTGCAGACATTTGCACATGTCACTCAAACACAGAACCAGGACACAGGAATCACACAAGTTCAGGGAAAGAGAAACTGAAGTGTAGTTgagctgttgtgtgtttgtgtctctgtattCATGCAGTAAAATGGCAGAAGCCAGAATTTCAGTGGATCAGAATGAGTTTATGTGTCCAGTGTGTCTGGATCTCCTGAAGGATCCAGTGGCCATtccctgtggacacagttactgtaagaGCTGTATTACAGACTGCTGGGATCAGGAGGATCAGAAGAGAGTCTACAGCTGccctcagtgcagacagaccttcagTCCAAGACCTGCTTTAGCTAAAAACACCATTCTGGCTGAACTggtggagaaactgaagaagaTTAAACTTCCTGCTGACTGTTATGCTGGAGCTAAAGATATGCCGTGTGACGTCTGTactggaagaaaacacaaagccgTCAAGTCCTGTCTGGTGTGTCTGAACTCTTACTGTCAGAATCACCTTGAACAACATGAGAATTGGTTTAAAGGAAAGAGACACAATCTGACTGAAGCCACTGGACGACTGCAGGAGATGATCTGCCAGAAACACGACAAGATCCTTGAGGTTTTCTGCCGCACTGATCAGAAGTGTATATGTGTGCTGTGTATGATAGATGAACATAAAAACCACGACACTGTATCAGCTGCAGCacagaggacagagaaacaggtatCAACTTAAAACTAGACACTGATGAAATACTGCTAACACTATTTATATTGATACCCATATGATCAGGTGACATCATTCACGCTGCAGACGTCAGAAGTGAACAATAGCTGCATGTGGACTTTCACTGCGGTGCCGTGTTTGTGCTCCGAATTGAACTTAACTtgattaacattttataattattaacagaaataataatttgttttcttaatCATATAGAGTCGCAGCAGAAACACTGTCAGTGTGAAGCTCTATATCTGTGTCAGTTTTGCTTTAATGATACTTACACTTGCATTGTGAAAAAGGCCTTATGCttaatgtaaattcatgtgcaatGGTGGAAACTGGTCAATAATCCCTTCAGGAGTTTGAACCTACAGCCATTGGTTATTAACTCTACGGTTACTGGATTCAATCCTTCACAAAATAATATAGTGACAGCAGTATAATGTGATGTTTCCTGTCATTGGTTTGTCCTTTAGCACCAGCTGAAGGAGACGCAGAAGTTGTTCCAGCAGAggatccagcagagagagaaagatcttcagcagctgagagaggctgtggagtctcataaggtgagtctggagaagaagagaagtttgagaagtctcagtcaggactcactgaaaccactgtgtgattgtgatgtgtgtcctaacagcgctctgcacagacagcagtggaggacagtgagaggatcttcactgagctcatccgctccattgagagaagccgctctgaggccacacagcggatcagagatcaggaaaagactgcagtgagtcgagctgaaggacgactgaagcgactggagcaggagatcaatgatctgaggaggagagatgctgagctggagcagctttcacacacacaggatcacatccatttcctgcaggtaacagagatctagaagaacaggatcatagtggacttgagcaagagactcacagagaaacatttcatgagAGCAGAATGAGCCGTTGACTGAAGTGTTGATCTGTGTGTTCGGTTATTATATAATCATCAGTCAGACTCTCATCTGATCTTCTTCTTTTGAAAGAGACGCACTTACAAATCAGTTCAGCTCTGGAAATctctttaaatatattcaactGTCAAACTTCAGTAGACAAAACCACACACATTTGAACTGTTTACCTCGTTTTTCCTTCTTATTTCTCAGTGGACCTGATGAGTAATGTTCAAAGTTGTATCAAATGATCTTTAAATAATACCAATCTCTAGACACATTatgtattaaatgaaaaataaattgacaattcttagaataaaatgttatattatttccTTTAATAATACAACAGTATTGTTTCTTCCCTTTCATTAATGCAACAGTAGACtattattttttcaataaaacttaAAGTGCtttattaaaagttaaattatCCCAAATCCAAgcttatattaaattatttagtaATACTACTTCACATTCCAAGTAAattcaattaatgaaaacaaatttATCATATATTAATGCCTCTTTATCAAAATGAATTTAGCAAACTTTGCTCTATAACTCTGAATAAAACAAAGGTATTCCCAGTacgtttttaaagttttagagTCCAATTTACGCAATATAATGCTAAGATAGATATATAATGATATGATTATTTATGATTACGTGAGAGAGATGTTGGTATATAACTgacttttagatttttttccatatgtgaatgaatcactttcatgttttctggacaattttttttttttttttaattgcattatttCACTGTTGctgtcatttgtttttaaatatataatttaaataatctaatatgaaataaataatctGATTATGTTAACTTGGTAATGGGGCATTGAGGCGCTCATTGGCGCCAAGCGCCTAGTTCACCTGTGCTAGAAACGGCCCTGAATGTCAACCTTGATCTGTTACATTTATGTTATTGGCAGATGTTTGATCATCAAGTGTTTTCCTAGAAAGTTCACATATAGTGTAAGTGTCAAACACTAGATCTTACAGCTCTAACATGAtataatgaacatgagaagaaTGAATCTGATGCTGTGAAAGTGCTGGATTGAGGAGAGTTACTAAAGATCAACAAGAGCTGCTCAAATCTGACAGTAGTGCAGGTTATTGTCTGAAGTGTGgaggtgatgagctttgatttctgttttctgtagagtttccagtctctctcaGCTCCTCCTGAATCTACAGACGTAAATGACAATCCCTtcagttctctctcctcttttgatGTTGTGAGAGAATCTGTCCTTCAGCTGAGAGACAAACTGGAggatttctgcaaagaggagcTGAAGAAGATCTCTGACAGAGGTAAAGTCCTGGAGATTCATTTGCTCTCAGAAATGATCCTCCATCATCTCATATCATGTAGAAGATcatattagaaatgtcttaGGAACGGATGCAGGGATCATTTTCTCTTGTCATGATAATCACACTCTTCATGTCTGTTGATTTCCACAGTCACTTCCACCAACATTGTTCCCAGAACCAGGAACGACTTCctacaatgtaagtcactaagaaaacaagcagaaaaactcactgagtgtgttcatgttcttcctgtagaaggagaaagaaaactTGAAGAGTTTTAGTTTTGATcatgtaaatgatgattttgaCAGGATATCTGGTAAACTGTACTGAGACACTGATGATATATTGAACATGAAgagttcagaaacattaaaagatcagattcataattcctgattctgatgtgttttatctccatcagattcccatcagttcaatctggatctgaacacagtgaatagattcatccgtctgtctgagaggaacagagtGATTACTAACACTGACACAGTCCagccgtatcctgatcatccagacagatttgatgtGTATCAgcaggtgttgtgtagagagagtgtgtgtggacgctgttactgggagattgagtggagtggTGAGAGTGTGTtaatatcagtgtcatataagagcatcagaAGGAAGGGATCAGGTaaagagtgtgtgtttggaggtaatgatcagtcctggagcTTGATCTGCTCTTCCTCCAGTTACTCATTCCTACACAATGACATAGTGGCTAAACTCCCTGTAAAGTCCATCATCAGCagtagaataggagtgtatgtggatcacagtgcaggaactctgtccttctacagcgtctctggagacacaatgagcctcatccacacagtccagaccacattcactcaaccgctctatcctgggtttgGTGTTGGTTATAAATCCTCAGTGAAACTGTTGATGAAAGAATAGACTGTAGAGTGATGTTACCCATAAtgctttcattcattcattacatcAAGTCTCCAcggaaaaaaatgctttaaacaagcaaaaatatctttaaaataatcttaattctatgggaaaagcattttttgctgTGTAAATATTGTATgcttaatgtaaaataaaaaaaaacagaaagtgGTTAGAAAAGGAAATattcaataaaagaaaaagtgaatattgttttttttatttttatatttattgccATCACAACCTAGttgtatgctttttttttctcctggtGAACTCATCAACAATAATTACATACActgagacaaaacaaaacatacattataCCATCAATTACAAGGAATGAAATACAGATGCATAAATCCCAGATGAATTAAGAGCATGAACCATCCTACAATAAGTGCTGTTTAAAAAAACGTgaggatttagttttaattgctCTTGGAAGGGAGGGAAGGTCACGACCTATCATTTTTGAGGCAGACTGCACTATATTACGGATCTGACTTGTCTGGTGAACTGTGGAGCTGCCAAACCAAACTGTAATTGAGAAAGTCAACACAATTTCAATCACAGCTCTATAAAAATTTAACAGCAACTTTAGATATGCCaaactttttaaatgtcttaagAAAGAGTCTTCGATGGGATTTCCTAATAACGCCTCTTAGGTTATCATCCCACTTCAATGATGAACTTTGTACATTTGAGCTCTGTACATTTTCAATGTCCTCACTACTAATGGTTAATGGCATAACAGCATTTTTTCTCCATCAGAAATCAAACACATTCATTTGTAATCGTTCATTTGAGCCGGATCTCAGGAAGTAACCGGTTGAGCTGGTTCACACAGATGGTTCCACCAACTGTCGAAGTTTGCCGAGGATTTCCAAGGAGTTATTGATGATATTATGTGAGCCTGAGGCACATACTGAAAACATGCTTATTATGACTActgttaaataacattttattaaaaccttTCTGTCAAGAGATGTAAATAAGTTTTACTATAGTTTATTGTGCATgtagaatttattttaagttcttCTTAAGCGAAATCAAGGAGTTTATAAGACTGGTTTACGTTTTCTATAATGTCTGTAATGTGTGCTGTGGGTGCGAATCTTATCCAAGATGTACTGTAGGCTACTCAATATTGGTCAGTCGTATCCGACTTTAAGAATTGGCAAATGAAACTGACCACAAGGCGATAACCGCCAATAAGCATTCACATAAATTTGGATGTTTCAATATGCATTCACACATATgactttatttgaatgtttcattCTTACCGGAACCCTCCGTCACTGGCAGATTTGAAGAAAATTACTGTGGTTTggcaaataaatacattaccAAACAATTTATCATGTAAGATTTATGGTATACCTCAAACAAAggaatttataatgttaatattaatcagCGAGTCCACGAATGGCTTGGGTATGCTGATGATGGTGTCCTCTCAGACactcgtttctctagataagacccttattcctcatctgggatcgtgtagagcgctttgaagctgcactgaaactgacatttggacttTCAATccattgaaccccagtgaagtccactatatggagaaaaatcctggaatgttttcctcaaaaaccataatttcttttcgactgaagaaagaaagacatgaacatcttggttgacatgggggtgagtaaattatcaggaaattttaattctgaagtgaactaatcctttaaggtttgTCCCCACCACTGCTACTTTCTAACAAGAGCACCCTATTGAACCAGggacaataataatttaagataATTATAGcctaatttaaaaattaatttgaaaataatattataatgttgcaTAGGCATAGTATTTCTATAGCCAGTTTTTCTCATTGAGATATTTAAGTGTGAGGGAATGATTACCTTATAATTGTATTAGAGTCTTACGGTCACATCCGCCCGCCGGAGCGCCCATGATCGCCCTCCTTCTGTCTCCTGCGCTATCTCATCATGACATCCATTTCCCATTATCCACTGCATTTTCCCATTATGTGTGATGACATTCATGTCATTATCTGGTTAGCTCTGCCTATATGAGCCCGGTGTTTTCACTCATTCATCGTGAAGTCTTGTATGTTGTTACACAGCATTTCTGAGTGTAGTTTTCTAATATTTTAAGTATGTTTTCATTACAATAAACttcaataattatattataaataatctgCTAAATGTTTTCTTCAACAGAGACCAAACTCAGACCTGTATGCTAAAACATTCAGGAATTACAACCATTCGGTTTGGATTTTCCATTCTCAagtcaaaaagaaagaaagaaagaaaaaagagccATGAAAGTAAACagaatgaataataaaacatcaataaaacataTTCACTTACAGTAGATGATCTCAGTCAAATGAACTCAAACACTAtttcacaaaataatttttcttgtttttggcACTTTATAAAGATATCTTAAAAATACTTTAAGGTAAACACATTAATACAATACGAAGAATTAATTCTTTATTTGTGTAtcatttataaacaaaacatttattgaactGGCTggttttaaaactgcagtgtttTCTGTGGAGCAGGAGTGAATGTCTGTGTTCACTCATTGGTGAGTGATTTGAATCACTACATGGGCAGCAATTCACAAATTTTCAAACTCAAAAAATTGTCTCAATGACATTGAAGACTTGCTattgatttcattaaaaatctgtgaaattacatttttaattggaCTGAACCTTTTAGCAATAATTGTTGGTATACTTGAAATTATTATTGCTTATTTTACTTATACTGATTCTTGAAAGATaactttttacacattttataccTATTTTTAGACTTAAATGAACTTGTCCACATTTTTAATATTGGTAAAAACACACTGccttttatatgtatttaaattcGGACACATGTATTAACTCTGCTTTATGATGaatttattaataagaaattatCTGGTTGCACTTTTGTGATTTTAGGCAGCAGAGTGTgagcaggacttttattttggagtgGTGACATGACGCCATAATGCTGCTCCGTGTTCCTGCATCTGTTGTGATTCGGCTGGAGAAAGGTTTGTTTTAAGAATTTAAGCTGTTTAAATCGATAGACATCGTTCattgttttatagtttttacAAACGATGTAAAAGTTGTTTATTTACTATTGAATATAACATTGTAATGCTTTATCTAACTTTAATAAAGGATATTTTGTGTGAGTAAAGCGCATCCACACAATAGAAACAGTAaacctgcgtctcatttcgctCCCTTTATCGTGAATCAGTTTATCATAAACATGAATTCGGTCACTGGCTATTAGTGATGGAGAAACTGAGCTTTTCTAAACTCCGAGTCAATTGAATCAAATACTTtgcaaaatgattcagtgattcgaaTCGCTTGAATCACGAGACTTGCTGGTCAAACTATGAAGGAGAAACACGTGTAGTGGCAACTTTTTCAAacctaaaatgttttcacagttttataaactaaatactaaatataaataataaatgtttgtgttcttttataaatttgcaatgttagttttgagtgtttttttgtttaatcaGGTCATTTAAACCTGACTGACTCTCTTTACCAGTGTGCTGAACTAGAGCTGACTGAGACGCACCCAAACATTTAGTATGGATTCATTCTTCTCTGTTAATGATTCTCATCTTAAACAGGACAGAGGGACCAAACACAGAAAAACTCTTGATGAAGCGACTGAGATCTATGTGACacattataaagatggcgtttattaaagaggagagtgaagacttAAAGATggtgtttattaaagaggagagtgaagacataaaggttgaagaaacattcagagtgaaacaagaagaaactgaggaacaaacaggttggtttcattctcagAGCTCAACTCAGTCATTTGATCCTCATTAAAATGTCCATCTCTACAGAAATAGAGAATAATACAGAATTAGCCTAAACAAGacaattatttaacattaaaccCAATATCTACTTCTGAATAGAGAACAATGAAAAAGTCATGTTTTATATGGGAgtgtcaaactcagttcctgggcTGCATTCCACTCCAAttttagacacgcactcgcaaacttccctaaTCACTTCCCCttgggggaatccctgccaccCTTTTTAAGTGCATTCCACTTCatgaagtggacgagggaagtttatatggacagactcTCGTCCCCTCAATTTTGACCGAGTTCACTCCGATGCATTAAGCCCCTTCTCGCACACAATTGAGTGCACAAGTCTTTTAGAGTATACTCCTTTGGGCGTGCACGCACTATCTAGCggactttgttttcaagcacTAAAGTCACTCGCACATGCGCTGTTGTATGCGCACCGTCTGCACGGTCACAAAAATTGAGCTGCACCACGGGCGGGGTGTGCGGACGCGGACAGCCGAAGTATTCTTTAGGCTTAAAGTGAACATTGTGCATGTTTACAGCTGTCTGAGGTGTTGCTGGTTATGTTTTGTTAATAAGAGACCTTGGTAACAAAAACTTTTGAGGAGAAAGAACAGGGGAGAATGGTATTTGCTCAGTTCAGCTGGGTTTTTGTcttatgacatttttttctcagcaGCTCTGAGCTTGGTTCTGTGGTCACAAAGAACATATCTTacaatcagaaagagctttattgccaaatGTGCACGCACGAGGAATTTACCTTGGTATTGAAGCTTCCggtacacacacataaatataacaAGACACATAACATTTaggaataaaaattataaaaagtgTAAAGAGAGAAAAGTTTAGTCAGAATAACCATTTACATTTAGAGTATTgtaaataatatgaataaataagaataaattaatttagtaTTGCACTTGGAAGGCATTTAACTGTTCAAGAGAGAAGTAGCCTGTTGGAAGAAATAGTTTCTGTGCATAGATGTTCTAGTGCCTAATGAGGTCTGGACGGCAACAGTTCAAATAGTTTGTGGGGTGAGTGGAGTCATGATTTTACCTGCCCTTTTCCTCACTCTAGAAGACTACAGGTCCTAGAGGGTGGGCTGGGGGCACCAATAATCCTCTAAGCATTCCGGACTGTCCGTTGTAGTCTCCTGATGACTGATTTGGTGGCTGAATCAAACCAGACAGTTGTAGATGAACACAGGACCGACTCAATGACAGCTGAACAGAACTGTGTCAGCAGCTCCTGTGGCAGGTTCAACTTCCTTAGCTGGCGAAAGAAGTACAACCTCAGCTGGGCCTTTATGACAA
The Ctenopharyngodon idella isolate HZGC_01 chromosome 4, HZGC01, whole genome shotgun sequence genome window above contains:
- the LOC127511123 gene encoding tripartite motif-containing protein 16-like isoform X2; protein product: MAEARISVDQNEFMCPVCLDLLKDPVAIPCGHSYCKSCITDCWDQEDQKRVYSCPQCRQTFSPRPALAKNTILAELVEKLKKIKLPADCYAGAKDMPCDVCTGRKHKAVKSCLVCLNSYCQNHLEQHENWFKGKRHNLTEATGRLQEMICQKHDKILEVFCRTDQKCICVLCMIDEHKNHDTVSAAAQRTEKQHQLKETQKLFQQRIQQREKDLQQLREAVESHKTAVEDSERIFTELIRSIERSRSEATQRIRDQEKTAVSRAEGRLKRLEQEINDLRRRDAELEQLSHTQDHIHFLQSFQSLSAPPESTDVNDNPFSSLSSFDVVRESVLQLRDKLEDFCKEELKKISDRVTSTNIVPRTRNDFLQYSHQFNLDLNTVNRFIRLSERNRVITNTDTVQPYPDHPDRFDVYQQVLCRESVCGRCYWEIEWSGESVLISVSYKSIRRKGSGKECVFGGNDQSWSLICSSSSYSFLHNDIVAKLPVKSIISSRIGVYVDHSAGTLSFYSVSGDTMSLIHTVQTTFTQPLYPGFGVGYKSSVKLLMKE
- the LOC127511123 gene encoding tripartite motif-containing protein 16-like isoform X1: MAEARISVDQNEFMCPVCLDLLKDPVAIPCGHSYCKSCITDCWDQEDQKRVYSCPQCRQTFSPRPALAKNTILAELVEKLKKIKLPADCYAGAKDMPCDVCTGRKHKAVKSCLVCLNSYCQNHLEQHENWFKGKRHNLTEATGRLQEMICQKHDKILEVFCRTDQKCICVLCMIDEHKNHDTVSAAAQRTEKQHQLKETQKLFQQRIQQREKDLQQLREAVESHKRSAQTAVEDSERIFTELIRSIERSRSEATQRIRDQEKTAVSRAEGRLKRLEQEINDLRRRDAELEQLSHTQDHIHFLQSFQSLSAPPESTDVNDNPFSSLSSFDVVRESVLQLRDKLEDFCKEELKKISDRVTSTNIVPRTRNDFLQYSHQFNLDLNTVNRFIRLSERNRVITNTDTVQPYPDHPDRFDVYQQVLCRESVCGRCYWEIEWSGESVLISVSYKSIRRKGSGKECVFGGNDQSWSLICSSSSYSFLHNDIVAKLPVKSIISSRIGVYVDHSAGTLSFYSVSGDTMSLIHTVQTTFTQPLYPGFGVGYKSSVKLLMKE